A single region of the Chrysoperla carnea chromosome 5, inChrCarn1.1, whole genome shotgun sequence genome encodes:
- the LOC123300985 gene encoding uncharacterized protein LOC123300985: protein MFWKEVFLTIATLSVVWSHPHSNKYLESLSSEEHDPQKLQSSEEHFDLNFSATFAKSLVKLYRWSEIETTDIDKDKLIEIIYEKINLSKELCNHRPTTEEKFENAVKNILNGELKKVFVKMFNSEKLIEKVSNGDTEYLENTNIVELRQFSNYLSFMIIIHSFK, encoded by the coding sequence ATGTTTTGGAAGGAAGTTTTTTTAACGATCGCTACTCTCAGTGTAGTTTGGTCACATCCacatagtaataaatatttagaatctCTTAGCAGTGAAGAACATGATCCACAAAAGTTACAAAGCAGTGAAGaacattttgatttaaatttcagTGCTACTTTTGCAAAATCACTTGTTAAATTGTATCGTTGGAGTGAAATAGAAACTACAGACATagataaagataaattaatcgaaataatttatgagaaaataaatttatcgaaaGAACTTTGTAATCACAGACCCACCACGGAGGAGAAATTTGAAAATGCAGTAAAGAATATACTTAACGGAGAGTTAAAAAAGGTATTCGTAAAAATGTTTAACTCAgagaaattaattgaaaaagtttccAATGGAGACACAGAATATTTAGAAAACACGAATATAGTGGAACTTAGacaattttcgaattatttaagttttatgatTATCATCCATTCATTCAAGTAG